A window of the Isosphaera pallida ATCC 43644 genome harbors these coding sequences:
- a CDS encoding pyridoxamine 5'-phosphate oxidase family protein produces the protein MVWDRLERSVNQPDAPWREGVFATSRVPGGDPFGLRTVILRRVERDAAALTIHTDARSPKIAQIEADPAVEWLGYDRRERLQIRLAGRATIHRADAVAEALWNESSPLSLRGYLGGHPPGTPVESDTPDPNLPAWVLERGDRLTREEVQPGRAHFAAVRIVVYAVEMLQLDRAGHRRARFDRVPNDPRTLWTGGWIMP, from the coding sequence ATGGTATGGGACCGCCTAGAGCGGTCGGTCAATCAGCCCGACGCCCCCTGGCGCGAGGGAGTCTTCGCCACCTCGCGCGTTCCGGGAGGCGACCCCTTCGGATTGCGAACCGTGATCCTGCGCCGGGTCGAGCGGGACGCGGCCGCCTTGACGATCCACACCGATGCCCGCAGTCCCAAGATCGCCCAGATCGAGGCCGATCCGGCGGTCGAGTGGTTGGGGTACGATCGCCGGGAACGTCTCCAGATTCGGTTGGCCGGACGCGCGACGATCCATCGCGCCGACGCGGTGGCCGAGGCGCTCTGGAACGAGTCGTCCCCCCTGAGTTTGCGGGGCTACTTGGGCGGTCATCCTCCCGGCACGCCAGTGGAATCCGACACGCCCGACCCCAACCTGCCCGCCTGGGTGTTGGAGCGGGGCGATCGTCTCACTCGCGAGGAGGTACAGCCCGGTCGCGCCCACTTCGCCGCGGTGCGGATCGTGGTTTACGCCGTCGAGATGTTGCAACTCGATCGCGCCGGCCATCGCCGCGCCCGGTTCGACCGCGTTCCCAACGACCCTAGAACGCTCTGGACCGGCGGATGGATCATGCCTTGA